A region from the Cervus elaphus chromosome 10, mCerEla1.1, whole genome shotgun sequence genome encodes:
- the INTS1 gene encoding integrator complex subunit 1 isoform X2 — protein sequence MNRAKPTAVRRPSAAAKPSGHPPPGDFIALGSKGQTTESKTASTLLKPAPSGLPSERKRDAAAALAGASALPGLTKRPKLSSTPPLSALGRLAEAAVAEKRAISPSIKEPSVVPIEVPPTVLLDEIEAAELEGNDDRLEGVLCGAVRQLKVTRAKPDSVLYLSLMYLAKMKPNIFATEGVIEALCSLLRRDASINFKAKGNSLVSVLACNLLMAAYEEDENWPEIFVKVYIEDSLGERIWVDSPHCRTFVDNIQTAFNTKMPPKSVLLQGEAGRGGGDLSAGSSPHPSLTEEEDSQTELLIAEEKLSPEQEGQLMPRYEELAESVEEYVLDMLRDQLNRRQPIDSVSRNLLRLLTSTCGYKEVRLMTVQKLEMWLQNPKLTRPAQDLLMSVCMNCSTHGAEDMDVISHLIKIRLKPKVLLNHYMLCIRELLNAHKDNLGTTIKFVIFNELSNARNPNNMQILYTVLQHSSELAPKFLAMVFQDLLTNKDDYLRASRALLREIIKQTKHEINFQAFCLGLMQERKEPQYLDMEFKERFVVHVTDVLAVSMMLGITAQVKEAGVAWDKGEKKNLEVLRSFQNQIAAIQRDAVWWLHTVVPSISKLAPKDYVHCLHKVLFTEQPETYYKWDNWPPESDRNFFLRLCSEVPILEDTLMRILVIGLSRELPLGPADAMELADHLVKRAAAVQADDVEVLKVERVQLIDAVLNLCTYHHPENIQLPPGYQPPNLAISTLYWKAWPLLLVVAAFNPENIGLAAWEEYPTLKMLMEMAMTNNYSYPPCTLTDEESRAEMISRELQVSQREKQEILAFEGHLAAASTRQTITESSSLLLSQLTSLEPQGPPRRPPPHILDQVKGLNQSLRLGHLLCRSRNPDFLLNIIQRQASSQSMPWLADLVQSSEGSLDVLPVQCLCEFLLHDAADEPASGGEEEEGESKEQKARKRQRQQKQKQLLGRLQDLLLGPKADEQTTCEVLDYFLRRLGSSQVAARVLAMKGLSLVLSEGSLRDGEEKEPPLEEDSGDADALQGYQWLLRDLPRLPLFESVRSTTALALQQAIHMETDPQTISAYLVYLSQHTPVEEQGQHSDLALDVARLIVERSTIMSHLFSKRSCSAESDAVLAALLSIFSRYVQRMRKSKEGEEVYSWSESQDQVFLRWSSGETATMHILVVHAMVILLTLGPPRAGDSEFQALLDIWFPEKKPLPTAFLVDTSEEALLLPDWLKLRMIRSEVPRLVDAALQDLEPQQLLLFVQSFGIPVSSMSKLLQYLDQAVAHDPQTLEQNIMDKNYMAHLVEVQHERGASGGQTFHSLLTASLPARRDSAEAPKPKSSPEQPPGQGRTRAVTQVRVLGPEDDLAGLLLQIFPLSPGPRWQSSSARPAALALQQALGRELARVRQGSPEAPGVAVRLLQALATLLSSPHGGALALAMHRGHVLACPLMRQLCQYQRCAPQDAGFSSLFLKVLVQALQWLDGPSVEAGPLQAQLRLFAAQCSARRRISNVRSGFVHLAEALTFRGDPEAVSSTVRAIVATLKSGEQCDVEPELVSKVLRGLIEARSPHLEELLAALFSTASAVPASGPVAVVSSLLLPEQEEPLAPGKQDTDSCSQEAVRLGPCSGLLVDWLEMLDPEVVGSCPDLQQRLLFSRGKGKGHPGPQVPSFRPYLLALLTHQSSWSTLHQCIRILLGRGREQRFDPSASLDFLWACIHVPRIWQGRDQRTPQKRREELVLRVQPAELVGLVELILAEAEARSQDGAAGACGLLQARLPLLLSCCRGGDEGVRKVTAHLTGCVQQWGDSVLGRCGRDLLVQLYLQRPDLRVPLPDVLLHSQGAAGSSVCKLDGLIHRFITLLADTSDSRAAESRVADASMACRKLAVAHPLLLLRHLPMIAALLHGRTHLNFQEFRQQNHLTFFMHVLGVLELLQPQVFQSEHQGALWDCLLSFVRLLRNYRKSSRHLVPFASKFVRFTHKYISCSPAAAVAFLQKHLNVLHDLSLDSSDLVMLKSLLAGLSLPSRDGGADRVLDEEGEDESSAGSLPLVSVYIFTPLTAAEMAPYMKRLSRGQTVEDLLEVLSDVDEMSRRRPEILGFFSTSLQRLMSSAEESCRSLAFSLALRSIQNNPGIAADFLPTFMYCLGSRDFEVVQTALRNLPEYTLLCQEHAAVLLHRAFLVGMYGQMDTSAQISEALRILHLEAVM from the exons ATGAACCGGGCTAAGCCCACCGCTGTCCGCAGGCCCAGCGCTGCGGCCAAGCCTTCGG GTCACCCTCCACCAGGAGACTTCATTGCTCTGGGCTCAAAGGGTCAGACCACTGAGTCGAAAACAGCCTCTACCCTGCTGAAGCCTGCCCCTTCCGGCCTGCCCTCAGAGCGGAAGCGCGATGCTGCGGCTGCGTTGGCGGGTGCCTCAGCCTTGCCGGGGCTCACCAAGCGCCCCAAACTCTCCTCCACGCCCCCACTGAGTGCCCTGGGACGCCTGGCTGAGGCTGCAGTTGCAGAGAAGCGTGCCATCTCTCCCTCGATTAAAGAGCCGTCCGTGGTCCCGATTGAAG TCCCGCCAACAGTGCTGCTGGACGAGATTGAGGCGGCCGAGCTGGAGGGCAACGATGACCGGCTGGAGGGGGTGCTGTGCGGGGCCGTGAGGCAGCTGAAGGTGACGCGGGCCAAGCCGGACAGCGTCCTGTACCTCAGTCTCATGTACCTGGCCAAGATGAAACCCAACATCTTCGCCACAGAAGGGGTCATCGAG GCCCTATGCAGCCTCTTGCGGCGGGACGCCTCCATCAACTTCAAGGCCAAGGGCAACAGCCTGGTGTCTGTGCTGGCCTGCAACCTCCTCATGGCCGCGTACGAGGAGGACGAGAACTGGCCCGAGATCTTTGTCAAG GTGTACATTGAAGACTCCCTAGGGGAGCGGATCTGGGTGGACAGCCCGCATTGCAGGACCTTCGTGGACAACATCCAGACGGCTTTCAACACCAAGATGCCCCCCAAGAGTGTGCTCCTGCAGGGGGAGGCGGGGCGTGGTGGAGGGGACCTCAGTGCTG GGAGCAGCCCACACCCGTCCCTCACGGAGGAGGAGGACAGCCAGACAGAGCTCCTGATCGCTGAGGAGAAGCTCAGCCCCGAGCAGGAGGGCCAGCTCATGCCCAG GTACGAGGAGCTGGCGGAGAGCGTGGAGGAGTACGTCCTGGACATGCTGCGCGACCAGCTCAACCGCCGGCAGCCCATCGACAGCGTCTCTCGGAACCTCCTGCGGCTGCTCACCTCCACCTGCGGCTACAAGGAGGTGCGGCTGATGACTGTGCAGAAGCTGGAGATGTGGCTGCAGAACCCCAAG CTGACGCGGCCCGCCCAGGACCTGCTCATGTCCGtgtgcatgaactgcagcacgcacGGCGCCGAGGACATGGACGTCATCTCCCACCTGATCAAGATCCGCCTCAAGCCCAAGGTCCTGCTGAACCACTACATGCTCTGCATCAG GGAGCTGCTGAACGCGCACAAGGACAACCTGGGCACCACGATCAAGTTCGTGATCTTCAACGAGCTCTCCAATGCGCGGAACCCCAACAACATGCAGATCCTGTATACCGTGCTCCAGCACAGCTCCGAGCTGGCGCCCAAG TTCCTGGCCATGGTGTTCCAGGACCTACTGACCAACAAGGACGACTACCTGCGGGCCTCCCGGGCCTTGTTGCGTGAGATCATCAAGCAGACCAAGCACGAGATTAACTTCCAGGCCTTCTGCCTCGGGCTCATGCAGGAGCGCAAGGAGCCCCAGTACCTGGACATGGAGTTCAAG GAGCGCTTTGTGGTGCACGTCACGGACGTGCTGGCCGTGTCCATGATGCTCGGCATCACCGCCCAGGTGAAGGAGGCTGGCGTCGCCTGGGACAAAGGAGAGAAGAAGA ATCTCGAGGTGCTGCGCTCCTTCCAGAACCAGATTGCCGCGATCCAGCGGGATGCCGTGTGGTGGCTGCACACCGTCGTGCCCTCCATTAGCAAGCTCGCCCCCAAGGACTACGTGCACTG CCTCCATAAGGTTCTCTTCACGGAGCAGCCGGAGACCTACTACAAATGGGACAACTGGCCGCCCGAGAGTGACCGCAA CTTCTTCCTCCGCCTCTGCTCGGAGGTGCCCATCCTGGAGGACACGCTGATGCGCATCCTGGTCATCGGGCTCTCGCGGGAGCTCCCGCTGGGCCCTGCCGATGCCATGGAGCTGGCCGACCACCTGGTGAAGCGGGCTGCGGCCGTGCAGGCTGACG ACGTGGAAGTGCTGAAGGTGGAGCGAGTGCAGCTGATCGACGCCGTCCTGAACCTGTGCACCTACCACCACCCCGAGAACATCCAGCTCCCGCCGGG GTACCAGCCTCCGAACCTCGCCATCTCCACCCTCTATTGGAAGGCGTGGCCCCTCCTGCTGGTCGTCGCTGCGTTCAACCCGGAGAACATTG GCCTGGCCGCCTGGGAAGAGTACCCCACGCTGAAGATGCTCATGGAGATGGCGATGACCAA CAATTACTCGTACCCGCCCTGCACCCTGACGGATGAGGAGAGCCGTGCCGAGATGATCAGCCGGGAGCTGCAGGTCTCGCAGCGAGAGAAGCAGGAGATCCTGGCGTTTGAGGGGCACCTGGCCGCGGCCTCCACCCGGCAGACCATCACTGAGAGCAGCAGCCTGCTGCTGTCCCAGCTCACCAGCCTCGAGCCCCA AGGGCCGCCTCGGAGGCCTCCCCCTCACATCCTGGACCAGGTGAAAGGCCTCAACCAGTCCCTGCGCCTTGGGCACCTGCTGTGTCGTAGCCGGAACCCCGACTTCCTCCTCAACATCATCCAGAGGCAG GCCTCCTCGCAGTCCATGCCCTGGCTGGCCGACCTGGTGCAGTCCAGCGAGGGCTCCCTGGACGTGCTGCCCGTCCAGTGCCTCTGCGAGTTCCTACTGCATGATGCCGCCGACGAGCCCGCCtcaggtggggaggaggaggagggcgagAGCAAGGAGCAGAAGGCCAGGAAGCGGCAG cggcagcagaagcagaagcagcTGCTGGGCCGCCTGCAGGACCTGCTGCTGGGCCCCAAGGCCGACGAGCAGACCACGTGTGAGGTGCTGGACTACTTCCTGCGGCGGCTGGGCTCCTCGCAGGTGGCCGCCCGGGTGCTGGCTATGAAG GGCCTGTCCCTGGTGCTCTCGGAGGGCAGCCTACGGGACGGGGAGGAGAAGGAGccgcccctggaggaggactcgGGCGACGCGGACGCGCTGCAGGGCTACCAGTGGCTGCTGCGGGACCTGCCCCGGCTGCCGCTGTTCGAGAGCGTGAGGAGCACCACTGCGCTGGCGCTGCAGCAG GCCATCCACATGGAGACCGACCCGCAGACCATCAGCGCCTACTTGGTCTACCTGTCCCAGCACACGCCCGTGGAGGAACAGGGCCAGCACAGCGACCTAGCCCTG GACGTGGCCCGGCTCATCGTGGAGCGCTCCACCATCATGTCCCACCTCTTCTCCAAGCGCTCCTGCAGCGCAGAGTCCGACGCGGTGCTGGCGGCCCTGCTATCCATCTTCTCCCGCTACGTGCAGCGCATGCGCAAGAGCAAGGAAGGCGAAGAGGTCTACAGCTGG TCAGAGTCACAGGACCAGGTCTTCCTGCGCTGGAGCAGCGGGGAGACGGCCACCATGCACATCCTCGTGGTCCACGCCATGGTCATCCTCCTGACTCTGGGCCCACCCCGTG CTGGTGACAGCGAGTTCCAGGCGCTGCTGGACATCTGGTTCCCGGAGAAGAAGCCGCTGCCCACAGCATTCCTGGTGGACACGTCGGAGGAGGCGCTGCTGCTGCCTGACTGGCTGAAGCTGCGTATGATCCGCTCAGAGGTCCCGCGGCTGGTGGATGCCG CCCTGCAGGACCTGGAGCcgcagcagctgctgctgttcGTGCAGTCCTTCGGCATCCCCGTGTCCAGCATGAGCAAGCTGCTGCAGTACCTGGACCAGGCCGTGGCCCACGACCCCCAGACCCTGGAGCAGAACATCATGGACAAGA ACTACATGGCGCACCTGGTGGAGGTCCAGCATGAGCGTGGGGCGTCCGGAGGCCAGACTTTCCACTCGCTGCTCACAGCCTCCCTGCCCGCCCGGCGAG ATAGCGCGGAGGCGCCGAAACCCAAAAGCAGCCCGGAGCAGCCGCCGGGCCAGGGCAGGACCCGCGCCGTGACACAGGTGCGAGTGCTGGGCCCGGAGGACGACCTGGCTGGCTTGCTCCTGCAG ATCTTCCCACTGAGCCCGGGCCCCCGGTGGCAGAGCTCCAGCGCGCGCCCTGCCGCCCTGGCGCTGCAGCAGGCCCTGGGCCGGGAGCTGGCGCGCGTCCGCCAGGGGAGCCCCGAGGCGCCGGGCGTCGCGGTGCGCCTCCTGCAGGCCCTCGCCACCCTGCTGAGCTCCCCGCACGGcggggccctggccctggccatgCACCGAGGCCACGTCCTCGCCTGCCCCCTGATGCGCCAGCTCTGCCAGTACCAG CGCTGCGCGCCCCAGGACGCCGGCTTCTCGTCGCTCTTCCTCAAGGTGCTCGTACAGGCCCTGCAGTGGCTGGACGGTCCCTCCGTGGAGGCCGGGCCCCTGCAGGCCCAGCTCAGACTGTTTGCCGCCCAGTGCTCGGCGCGGCGCCGGATCAGCAACG TGCGGAGTGGGTTCGTGCACCTGGCGGAGGCCCTGACGTTCCGCGGGGACCCGGAAGCGGTCAGCTCCACCGTGCGTGCCATCGTGGCCACCCTCAAGTCTGGGGAGCAGTGTGACGTGGAGCCCGAGCTCGTCAGCAAAG TCCTCCGGGGTTTGATCGAGGCGAGGTCGCCTCACTTGGAGGAGCTGCTGGCCGCGCTCTTCTCCACCGCGTCCGCCGTCCCAGCCTCGGGGCCCGTGGCGGTGGTCAGCTCGCTGCTGCTGCCggagcaggaggagcccctggCCCCAGGGAAGCAGGACACCGACAGCTGCAG CCAGGAGGCCGTGCGCCTGGGGCCCTGCTCGGGGCTGCTCGTCGACTGGCTGGAGATGCTGGACCCTGAGGTGGTCGGCAGCTGCCCCGACCTTCAGCAGAGGCTGCTCTTCTCCCGGGGCAAG GGCAAAGGCCACCCTGGCCCCCAGGTGCCATCTTTCCGCCCCTACCTACTGGCCCTGCTCACACACCAGTCCAGCTGGTCCACCCTGCACCAGTGTATCCGCATCCTGCTGGGCAGGGGCCGGGAACAGAG GTTTGACCCCTCGGCCTCCCTTGACTTCCTCTGGGCCTGCATCCACGTCCCTCGGATCTGGCAGGGCAGGGACCAGCGCACCCCGCAG AAGCGGCGGGAAGAGCTGGTGCTGCGGGTGCAGCCGGCTGAGCTCGTGGGGCTGGTGGAGCTGATCCTGGCTGAGGCAGAAGCACGCAGCCAGGACGGGGCCGCGGGCGCCTGCGGGCTGCTCCAGGCACGGCTGCCCCTGCTGCTCAGCTGCTGCCGCGGTGGCGACGAGGGCGTCAGGAAGGTGACGGCGCACTTGACGGGCTGCGTCCAGCAGTGGGGCGACAG TGTCCTGGGCAGGTGCGGCCGTGACCTGCTGGTGCAGCTCTACCTGCAGCGGCCGGACTTGCGCGTGCCCCTGCCCGACGTCCTGCTGCATAGCCAAGGGGCTGCCGGCAGCAGCGTCTGCAAG CTGGACGGCCTCATCCACCGTTTCATCACCCTCCTGGCGGACACCAGTGACTCCCGGGCGGCCGAGAGCCGAGTGGCCGATGCCAGCATGGCCTGTCGGAAGCTGGCGGTGGCCCACCCCCTCCTGCTACTGAG GCACCTGCCCATGATCGCTGCCCTCCTGCACGGCCGCACGCACCTCAACTTCCAGGAGTTCCGCCAGCAGAACCACCTGACCTTCTTCATGCACGTGCTGGGGGTCTTGGAGCTGCTGCAGCCCCAGGTGTTCCAGAGCGAGCACCAGGGGGCGCTGTGGGACTGCCTGCTCTCCTTCGTGCGCCTGCTGCGG AACTACCGGAAGTCCTCCCGCCACCTGGTGCCCTTCGCCAGCAAGTTCGTGCGGTTCACGCACAAGTACATCAGCTGCAGCCCTGCGGCCGCCGTCGCCTTCTTGCAGAAGCACCTGAACGTGCTCCA TGACCTGTCCCTTGACAGCAGCGACCTGGTGATGCTTAAGTCACTCCTGGCAGGGCTCAGCCTTCCCAGCAGGGACGGTGGGGCTGACCGGGTCCTGGACGAGGAGGGTGAGG ACGAGAGCTCGGCCGGCTCCCTGCCTTTGGTCAGTGTCTACATCTTCACCCCTCTGACTGCAGCTGAGATGGCCCCCTACATGAAGAGGCTGTCCCGGGGCCAGACGGTCGAGG